DNA sequence from the Zavarzinia compransoris genome:
TGAGGGTCGGGTAGGCCTTGGCCACCTGCTTCTGCACGAGGTCGACGAACTGGTCGCGCTTGTCGTCCGGCACGAAGACATAGTCGGGGGCGACGCAGGTCTGGCCGGCATTCAGGAACTTGCCCTGCACGATGCTGCCGACGGCGGCATCGAGGCGGGCGTTGCGGTCGACGATGGTCGGCGACTTGCCGCCGAGTTCGAGCGTCACCGGCACCAGGTTTTCCGCCGCCGCCCGCATGACATGGCGCCCGATCGAGGTGGCACCGGTGAAGAACAAATGGTCGTAGGGCTGGCGCGAGAAAGCCTCGCCCACTTCCGGGCCGCCGGTGAAGACCGTGATTTCCAGCTCGCTAAACTCGGCGCGCAGCGCCTTGGCCATCAGTTCCGAGGTCCGGGGGGTGAATTCGGACGGCTTCAGCATCACCCGGTTGCCGGCGGCAAAGGCAGCCGCGATCGGCCCGAAGGCGAGCTGGATCGGATAGTTCCACGGCGAGATGACGCCGACGACGCCGAGCGGCTGGAACAGGATCCGGTTCGAGGCCGGGAAATAATTGATCGAGACCGGGCGCTTTTCCGGGCGCATCCACTGCGCCACATGCTTGGTCATATGCTTGATGCCCTCGGCCGTCACGACGAAGTCGGTCAGCAGGGTCTCGTGGCGCGAACGATGGCCGAAATCGGCGGAAACCGCATCGAGGAAGGCATCCTTATTGTCCATCAGGGCCTTCTTCAGCCGCGCCAGCCGGTCGCGGCGCAAGGCCAGGGGCGGCGGCCCCGCCTTGATGAAGTCGCGGCGCATGCGGTCCAGGGTGTCGCGGATGGTCGCGGCCGGGCTGCTGCCCGCGGGTTCGAAACGTTGTTCGGCCAAACTCATGTTCCCTCTCCTCGGGCGTGGGCCCTTTTATACCGATAAATTGTCAGAATTTGCGCCTGAGAGCAAATACCGGAATCGGGTTCCGGTCCGCTGCAACATTTCATTTTTGTGCAGTGCGGAAAAATCGTATTGACGCGCCGCAGCAGACATCTTATCTAAGCTGCATGTTGCGCCGCACAATGATGTGCCCCGCGGCGGTTGGTACCAAGCGTAGCCGATTTCCCCCTTTTGAAGAAACGCAGAATCAGGAGAGCAGAGATGGCCACCAAGAAGAAGACCACCGCCACCGAAGACGTGGCCGGTGAAGTTCTGGAGACTGTTGTGGAATCTGTGGAAACCGTTGAAGAAGTCACCGCGAAGGCCGGCGAAGCCGTCGAGACCGCGCTGGACAATGCCTCGAACCAGTTCGAGAAGGCCATTGCCTGGGGTCGCGAGCAGGTGACGGAAGTGACCTCGAAGGTCGAAGAGAACGCCAAGAAGGCCGTTGCCGACGTGAAGGAAAACTTCAGCAAGGCGCAGGACTGGTCGAAGTCCCGCTACGCCACCCTGAAGGCGACCGCGACCGACGTGGCTGAATTCGGCAAGGCCTCGGCCACCGACGTCGCCGCCTCGGGCAAGGCCGCCGCGGAAGGCCTGAAGGCCGTCGGCGAAGCCGTCGCCGAAGCCGTGAAGATCGCGACCGAAGAGAACGTCGAAACCGCGAAGAAGCTCTGGGGTGTCAAGTCCTTCGGCGAAGCCGTCGAACTGCAGGACAAGTACACCAAGACCGCGCTCGACATCTATCTCGCCCACACCCAGAAGATCGCCGAGACCACCGCCTCGGCCATCCGCGCCACCATCGAGCCGCTGCACAGCCGCTTCGCCGCCCTCGCCGCCGAGATCGAGAAGCGCCGCGTCGCTGCCTGATCCCGCTGCAAGGCGACAGTGAAAAGGGGTGGCCCCGCGGCCGCCCCTTTTTCTTTGGCTGATCGCGGAAGAGCGTGAAGGGATGGGGGTCGGCGTGCTATAGGGGCGCCCTTCATCACTCCTTCGGATCACCGCCCATGACTTATGCCGTCGGCCTGCTTCTCGACGCCGGGATCGTCTTCGCTTCCGATACGCGCACCAATGCGGGTGTCGACCATGTTTCCACCTTCAAGAAGATGACGGTGTTCGAAGTCCCGGGCGAACGGGTGATCGTCCTCATGGGCTCGGGCAATCTCGCGATCACCCAATCGGCAGTCAGCCAGTTGCATGCCTGGAACCAGGCGGCGCCGAAGACGGCAGTGGCGAAATCCCGCGCCAACCGCGCCATCAGCCGGGCAGGCAGCATGTTCGAGGCCGCCCGCATCGTCGGCGCCGCCCTGCGCGAGGTCCATGCCCTGGACGGCGAGCACCTGAAGGCGCATGGCGCCGATTTCAACGCCATGTTCATCCTGGGCGGCCAGATCGGCGACGAGGCGCCGCGCCTGTTCCAGATCTATGCCGCCGGCAATTTCATCGAAGCGGGCAAGGACACGCCCTATTTCCAGATCGGCGAGACCAAATACGGCAAGCCGATCATCGACCGCATCGTGCGGCCCGACACCTCCCTGACCGTCGCCGCCAAATGCACCCTGATCTCCTTCGATTCCACCATGCGTTCCAATGTCTCGGTGGCCATGCCGCTGGATGTCCTGATCTATGAACGGGACAGCCTGAAGGTCGGGCATTATCGGCGCATCCCGCGCAACGATCCCTATATGACGGCGATCTCGGAAGGCTGGTCCAAGGGCATTCTCGCCGCCTTCGAAGCCCTGCCCGATCCCGACTGGCCGGTGGCACCGTCCGAGTCCGCGCGAAAGCCGGCGCGCCGGCGGCGCTGATTGCCGTCGCGGCACCCTGGCCGGAAGTGAACAGGGTTCACTTCCGTTCGGAAAGCCGCTCTAATCGCCCGGTCCCGCGACATAAGAGGACCAAATGACCTATGAAACGCTCCTGGTCGAGCGTCGGGGGGGAGTTGCGCAGATCACGCTCAATCGGCCGGAGGTGCTGAACGCCCTCAACGAGCCGATGTACCGTGAACTCTCCCGCACGTTCGACGATATTGCCGCCGATCCCGCCGTCCGTGCCGTGCTGCTGACCGGGGCCGGGCGGGCCTTCTGTTCCGGCGCCGACCTCGCCCGGCCGCGCCAGACGCCCGAGGGCGGCACCCTCGGCGACGGCGTCGCCGAGACCATGCACAGCCTGATCAACCCGATGGTCGCCCGCATCGCCGCGCTGAGGAAGCCGGTGGTCGCCGCCGTCAACGGCGTCGTCGCCGGCGGCGGCGTCGGGGTGGCGCTTGCCTGCGATATCGTGATCGCCGCCAGATCCGCCAGCTTCATCCAGGTCTTCGGGCCGAACCTCGGCATCGTGCCGGATATCGGCTGCACCTGGGCCGTGCCGCGCCTTGTCGGCCGGGCCCGGGCACTCGGCCTTGCCCTGCTCGGCGAGCGGCTGCCGGCGGAAAAGGCCGCCGACTGGGGCCTGATCTGGGCCGCCGTCGACGACGACCGGCTGATGGCCGAGGCCGAAGCCGTCGCCGACCGGCTGGCCGCCGGCCCGACCACCGGCTTCGGCCTGATCAAGCGCGCCCTGCTGGCCTCCGAAGGCAACGACTTCGAGAGCCAGCTCGCCTTCGAGGCGGAATCCCAGCGCATCGCCTTCAACACCCATGACACGATGGAGGGCGTCGCCGCCTTCCTGCAAAAGCGGAAACCCGCCTTTACCGGAGCCTGACCTTCATGTCGTATGCGTTCGAGAAGATCACCGTCGACCTCGACGATGGCTTGATGACCCTGACTCTGAACCAGCCGGCGGCGCTGAACGCCGTCTCCAAGGCGATGATCCGCGAAATCGCGGCGGCCCTTGCGATCGCCGAGGATCCGGCCCAGGGCGCCCGCGCCCTGCTGATCACCGGGGCCGGGCGCGGCTTCTGCGCCGGGGCCAACCTGGCCGATCCGGACGGCCTGTCCGGCGACGGCGTTCCGGATGTCGGCAGCGTGCTCGAGGAATTCTACAACCCGGTATTCAAGCGCCTCCGCGACCTGCGCATCCCGATCGTCACCGCGGTGAACGGCCCGGCCGCCGGCGTCGGCATGAGCTTCGCCCTGATCGGCGATATCGTCGTCGCGGCGAAATCCGCCAGCTTCCTTCAGGCCTTCGCCAAGATCGGGCTGGTGCCGGACGGCGGCTCGTCGTGGCTGCTGCCCCGCCTGGTCGGCCGCGCACGGGCGCTGGAACTTGCCCTGCTGGCGGAAAAGCTGCCGGCGGAAAAGGCGCTCGACTGGGGCCTGATCAACCGGGTGGTCGAGGATGCCGACCTCCTGCCGGTGGCGACCGGGATCGCGCGGAAACTGGCCAAGGGCCCGACCAAGGCGATCGGCTATATCCGCAAGATGATGCAGGCGAGCTTCGAGAACAGCTACGACCAGCAGCTGGACCTCGAACGCCAGTTGCAGCGCGCCGCCGGCCAGACCGCCGACTTCCAGGAAGGCGTCGCCGCCTTCCTCCAGAAGCGCCCGGCCCAATATAGCGGGAAATAAAACTCAGAGCGCGGCCAGGACCTCGTCCAGGGTGGCGAGGAAAAGGTCCGCATTCGCCTTCGAGAAGACCAGCGGCGGCCGTATCTTCAGGATATTGGCCGCCGGCCCGGTCGCGCTGATCAGTACCCGGCGCTCGCGCAGGCCGTTGACGATGCGGGCGGTTTCCGCCGTCGCCGGGGCCTTGGACGCGCGGTCGAGCACCAGTTCGGCCCCGATGAACAGGCCGGCGCCCCGGATATCGCCGAGGATCGGGTGGCGGTCGCCCAGGCGCCGCAGTCCGGCGGCGAGATAGGCGCCGACCGTCCGGGCATTCTCGCGCAGGCCCTCGCGCTGGATGACGGACAGCACCGCATCCGCCGCCGCGACCGAGACCGGATTGCCGCCGAAGGTGTTGAAATAGCGGATGTCGCGGCCGAAAGCGGCCACCACCTCGGGCCGCAGCACGACGCCGGCAACCGGGTGGCCATTGCCCATGGGCTTGCCCACGGTCGCCATGTCCGGGACCACGCCGTGGCGGGCGAACCCCCACAGGGCATCGCCCGTACGCCCGAATCCCGGCTGCACCTCGTCGGCGATGAAGACGCCGCCCGCCGCCCGGATCGCCGCGACCGCGGGGGCCAGGAAGCCCGGCGGATCGGCATAGACGCCGTCGCTGGAAAAAATCGTATCGACCAGCAGGGCGGCGGGCCTGATGCCCTTCGCCCTAAAGTCGTCGATCGCGGCCTGGACGCCGGCGGCAAAGGCGGCGCCGACCTCGCCCGTGCCGCGATAGCCATCGGGGGCCGGCACCAGGCGGACATGGGGCCCGGGCTCGACCGCGGGGCCGAGGGACGGCGACAGTTCCGCCAGTTGCGCGGTCACCCCGTGATAGGCCAGCCGGGTCACGATCACCCCCTGCCCGCCCGTATGCTTGCGGGCGATGCGAAGTGCCAGATCATTGGCCTCGCTGCCGCTGCAGGTCAGCATCAGGTGGCCGATCGCGGCCGGGAATTCGGCCAGGAAGCGCTCGGCGAAATCGAGGATGCCCTCGTGCAGGTAGCGGGTATGGGTGTTGAGGATCGCGGCCTGCCGGGCGATCGCCTCCACCACCTCGGGCCGGCAATGGCCGACCGAGGCGACATTGTTGTAGACGTCGAGATAGGGCGTGCCCGCCGCATCGAACAGAAAGACCCCCTCGCCCCGCACGAAATGGACCGGATGGGCATAGAACAGGCGATAGGCCGGCCCCAGCAGGCGCTGGCGGCGCGCGATCATGGCCTGTTCCGCGGCATCCCCGGCCGCGGTGCCGGGCACATAGGCGTTGATCATGGTCATGGGCTCAATCCCTCAAGGCCCGGCGCAGGTCGCCGGCCAGGGCGGCGGGCGGGCGGGCGGCCAGGGCGCGCAGCCCGCGCCAGGCGCCCGGATTGTTGCGCAGGATGTAATCGCGATTGTCCGGCGCCAGCCCCGCCCGCCAATGGGTGACGCAGACCGTCAGCATCATGCGCGCCAGGATCAGGTGGGGCAGGACGGCGATTTCCGCCGCCGTCAGCGGGCATTCGGCGGCAAAGCCGGCAACGAAGGGCCGCACCCGCGCCAAAGGATCGTCGCCCCCCTCGACCTGATAGGCGAGCGCGGTGCCGAGGTCGGCCACCAGGGGCGCGGCCAGCGCATCGCCGAAATCGATGATGCCGGCGATGCGGGCATGATCGGCCGGATCGACCACGACATTATGCGGGTTGAGGTCGTTGTGGATGAGTTGCCGGCGCAGGCCGTCGAGCACGGGCGCCGCCTCCACCTCGAAGCGGTCGATCAGGCGGGCGACGAGGTCGCGCTCCTCCTCCCCCGGCAGATAGGCCAAGAGGCGGCGCATGCGGGTGACACGGGTGGCATCCCAGAGCAGGTCGCGTTCCGCCGCCCCATGGGCGAAATCGCCGAGCGCCCGGTCCAGCCGGCCGAGGACGCGGCCCAGCGCCAAGGCCTGGGCGGGGGACGCCGTGCTGCTGTGCAGGGGCTCGCCGTCGAGATAGGTGATCAGGCGCACCACCATGGCGCGGCCGTCGGCGAAGGGCAGGACACGTTCGACCGCACCGTCCAGGCCCGGCACCACGCGCGGCACCGGCAGGGCGCGGTCGCGCGCGGCGATATGGATCAGGGCCGCCGTCTGGAGATTGGTGACCGCCGCCGGTTCCGCCGGATGCGCCATCTTGAGGACGAAGGCCCGGCCGTCCGCCGTGCGCAGGCGGAAATTGCGGTCCCGCTCGCCGGCCAGCGCCGTCACCTCGCCCGCCAGGCCGAAATGCTCGCGCAGGAGGGCGGCGGCTTCGGCCGGGTCGACCGCGGGTGCTGGCGTGGTCAGGACGGCATCGGACATGGTCTGGACTCGGCAAGGCAGGGCTCACGCCATGATGCCGGGACGGACCCCCGTGGTGCCATGCGAAATTGCTATTCCGCCGGGATCAGGGCCTCATAGCGCCGGTCGGTCAGGGTCTTCAGGAAGGCGACCAGGGCATTGATGCGCTTGTCGTCCAGGGCCGGCCCCGATTCCAGTTCCTTCAGCGAGATATTGCCGGCCACTTCCGGCGGCGCCCAGGGCGCGCCCGTTTCCGGGTCGATCTGCCGGCGCGCCGCCTTGGCGTTGTACTTGTTGTAGAAGAGGATGACCGTGCGCAGGTCCTTGAACACGCCGTTGTGCATATAGGGGCCGGTGACCGCGACATTGCGCAAGGTCGGCACCTTGAAGCGGCCGGCCGCGGCCGCCTTGTCGGTCACCGCGTCGTTGGCGGCCAGGCCCTGGTCGGCCACGGGCTTGCCCTGCGCGGCATCGAGGGCGGGATTGGCCGGCACGCCGATATTGTGGAACTGGTAGTTGGAGAAGGTCTCCCCCTCCTGCCCGCCCACGGGTTTCAGCCGGTGGCACTGGCTGCAATTGGTGAACTGGCTGGAGAAGAACAGGACCCGGCCCAATTCCTCCTCCGGCGTCAGCACCGCCTCGCCGCGCAGGAAACGGTCGTATTTGGAATCGAAGGGGGCGAAGGCGGGCGTCCGCTCGAAGGCGGCGATCGCCCCGGTCATGGCGGCATAGCCGGTCTCGGCATCGTCGAGGACGGTTTTGCCGAACAGGGCGCCGAAGGCGGCGACATAATCCTTGTTCTCGCGCAGCCGCGCGACCACCGCCGCCTTGTCCGGCATCGCCATTTCGAGGGGGTTGAGCGGCGGGCCCGCCGCCTGGTCCTCGAGGGTCGCCGCCCGCCCGTCCAGGAACTGGCCGCCGACATAGGCCCCCGCCGCCGTCAGGGCAAAGGCGGGAGACAGCAGGGCATAGCCGGCGGTCGGGGCATTGCGGGTCCCGATCGAAGTGCCGTCGTCGCCCAGCGACACCGCCCTTCCCGTCCCCTCGACCTCGCGGCCGTCGGCGAGGCCGAGGTCGGGCATATGGCAGGTGGCGCAGGCCTGGGTGCGGTTCCGCGACAGGTTGGTATCATGGAACAATTGTTCGCCCAGGCGGGCCAGGGCCGCCGGATCGGCAGCGGGGGCGCCATGGCCGGGCCCGGCAACGGTGGCCGCCAGGGCGAAGGCCGTTGCCGCGCTGGCGAGTCCGGCCATGATTTTGCGATAGAGTCTCATGTCGCACACTTCGCGCCCCCGGCCGGGCGCGGGCAATGCGACCGATTGGCCCGCCCGGCCCCCCCTGTGAACGCTGCCCCTGTGAACGGCATCATCGCGGCCCCATGTTCTTCACCGCATAAGGTGGTGCCGCAAGGAAGGAACGATGGTCAAGGACATCAGCAAGCCGATCAAGACCGGATGGGAGGATTTCGTCCTCGTCTGCGGCAAAT
Encoded proteins:
- a CDS encoding aspartate aminotransferase family protein, with protein sequence MTMINAYVPGTAAGDAAEQAMIARRQRLLGPAYRLFYAHPVHFVRGEGVFLFDAAGTPYLDVYNNVASVGHCRPEVVEAIARQAAILNTHTRYLHEGILDFAERFLAEFPAAIGHLMLTCSGSEANDLALRIARKHTGGQGVIVTRLAYHGVTAQLAELSPSLGPAVEPGPHVRLVPAPDGYRGTGEVGAAFAAGVQAAIDDFRAKGIRPAALLVDTIFSSDGVYADPPGFLAPAVAAIRAAGGVFIADEVQPGFGRTGDALWGFARHGVVPDMATVGKPMGNGHPVAGVVLRPEVVAAFGRDIRYFNTFGGNPVSVAAADAVLSVIQREGLRENARTVGAYLAAGLRRLGDRHPILGDIRGAGLFIGAELVLDRASKAPATAETARIVNGLRERRVLISATGPAANILKIRPPLVFSKANADLFLATLDEVLAAL
- a CDS encoding phosphotransferase, whose protein sequence is MSDAVLTTPAPAVDPAEAAALLREHFGLAGEVTALAGERDRNFRLRTADGRAFVLKMAHPAEPAAVTNLQTAALIHIAARDRALPVPRVVPGLDGAVERVLPFADGRAMVVRLITYLDGEPLHSSTASPAQALALGRVLGRLDRALGDFAHGAAERDLLWDATRVTRMRRLLAYLPGEEERDLVARLIDRFEVEAAPVLDGLRRQLIHNDLNPHNVVVDPADHARIAGIIDFGDALAAPLVADLGTALAYQVEGGDDPLARVRPFVAGFAAECPLTAAEIAVLPHLILARMMLTVCVTHWRAGLAPDNRDYILRNNPGAWRGLRALAARPPAALAGDLRRALRD
- a CDS encoding proteasome-type protease; this translates as MTYAVGLLLDAGIVFASDTRTNAGVDHVSTFKKMTVFEVPGERVIVLMGSGNLAITQSAVSQLHAWNQAAPKTAVAKSRANRAISRAGSMFEAARIVGAALREVHALDGEHLKAHGADFNAMFILGGQIGDEAPRLFQIYAAGNFIEAGKDTPYFQIGETKYGKPIIDRIVRPDTSLTVAAKCTLISFDSTMRSNVSVAMPLDVLIYERDSLKVGHYRRIPRNDPYMTAISEGWSKGILAAFEALPDPDWPVAPSESARKPARRRR
- a CDS encoding cytochrome-c peroxidase, coding for MRLYRKIMAGLASAATAFALAATVAGPGHGAPAADPAALARLGEQLFHDTNLSRNRTQACATCHMPDLGLADGREVEGTGRAVSLGDDGTSIGTRNAPTAGYALLSPAFALTAAGAYVGGQFLDGRAATLEDQAAGPPLNPLEMAMPDKAAVVARLRENKDYVAAFGALFGKTVLDDAETGYAAMTGAIAAFERTPAFAPFDSKYDRFLRGEAVLTPEEELGRVLFFSSQFTNCSQCHRLKPVGGQEGETFSNYQFHNIGVPANPALDAAQGKPVADQGLAANDAVTDKAAAAGRFKVPTLRNVAVTGPYMHNGVFKDLRTVILFYNKYNAKAARRQIDPETGAPWAPPEVAGNISLKELESGPALDDKRINALVAFLKTLTDRRYEALIPAE
- a CDS encoding coniferyl aldehyde dehydrogenase, yielding MSLAEQRFEPAGSSPAATIRDTLDRMRRDFIKAGPPPLALRRDRLARLKKALMDNKDAFLDAVSADFGHRSRHETLLTDFVVTAEGIKHMTKHVAQWMRPEKRPVSINYFPASNRILFQPLGVVGVISPWNYPIQLAFGPIAAAFAAGNRVMLKPSEFTPRTSELMAKALRAEFSELEITVFTGGPEVGEAFSRQPYDHLFFTGATSIGRHVMRAAAENLVPVTLELGGKSPTIVDRNARLDAAVGSIVQGKFLNAGQTCVAPDYVFVPDDKRDQFVDLVQKQVAKAYPTLKDNDDYTSVVNQRHFDRLKGLIADAEAKGAKVIQVNPAQESFEQQPAHKIPPTLILDATDDMKVMQDEIFGPLLPIKTYRQVDEAIDYVNEHPRPLALYVFSDDRAVQDKVLTRTTSGGAAINETVMHVAQEDLPFGGVGPSGMGSYHGREGFLTFSHRKAVMHQSKYNLLSMMRPPFGKTIDRLLGFMLK
- a CDS encoding phasin family protein, which encodes MATKKKTTATEDVAGEVLETVVESVETVEEVTAKAGEAVETALDNASNQFEKAIAWGREQVTEVTSKVEENAKKAVADVKENFSKAQDWSKSRYATLKATATDVAEFGKASATDVAASGKAAAEGLKAVGEAVAEAVKIATEENVETAKKLWGVKSFGEAVELQDKYTKTALDIYLAHTQKIAETTASAIRATIEPLHSRFAALAAEIEKRRVAA
- a CDS encoding enoyl-CoA hydratase-related protein: MTYETLLVERRGGVAQITLNRPEVLNALNEPMYRELSRTFDDIAADPAVRAVLLTGAGRAFCSGADLARPRQTPEGGTLGDGVAETMHSLINPMVARIAALRKPVVAAVNGVVAGGGVGVALACDIVIAARSASFIQVFGPNLGIVPDIGCTWAVPRLVGRARALGLALLGERLPAEKAADWGLIWAAVDDDRLMAEAEAVADRLAAGPTTGFGLIKRALLASEGNDFESQLAFEAESQRIAFNTHDTMEGVAAFLQKRKPAFTGA
- a CDS encoding enoyl-CoA hydratase/isomerase, with amino-acid sequence MSYAFEKITVDLDDGLMTLTLNQPAALNAVSKAMIREIAAALAIAEDPAQGARALLITGAGRGFCAGANLADPDGLSGDGVPDVGSVLEEFYNPVFKRLRDLRIPIVTAVNGPAAGVGMSFALIGDIVVAAKSASFLQAFAKIGLVPDGGSSWLLPRLVGRARALELALLAEKLPAEKALDWGLINRVVEDADLLPVATGIARKLAKGPTKAIGYIRKMMQASFENSYDQQLDLERQLQRAAGQTADFQEGVAAFLQKRPAQYSGK